GTTCGATGCCTTCCAGCTCCATAACCGAGCGGCCTCCTTTGGGAGGCGCGGGAAACCTGAAGGTGATGCGCTTGCGCTCGGGAGGCACTTCGATACGCACTATCTTTTCAAGCTGTTTGACGCGGCTCTGCACCTGGGACGCCTTGTTGGCCTGATAGCGGAACCGGTTGATAAAAGACTGAATGCGGGCGATTTCCTCATCCTGGCGCTGGCGGGCGGCACGCAAGGCACCGATGCGCTGCTCTCGCTCGACCACGTAAGAACTGTAATTGCCGGAATACTCCGTCAAGGCGCCATTCCATAATTCCACAATGCGGTTGACCACCCGATCAAGAAAAAACCGGTCATGGGATACCAGAACCACGGCAAAGGGATACTCGGCCAGATAAGTTTCAAGCCAGTCCCGTGCCGGCAGGTCGAGGTGATTGGTCGGCTCGTCAAGCAGCAGCAGATTGGGGCGCTGCAACAGCAGCTTGGCCGTCGCAATGCGCATCTGCCAACCGCCGGAAAACGCTTCGCAGGGTTTTTGCCAGTCTTTTTCCGCAAAACCGAGACCACCGAGCACCCGGCCGATTTCCGCCTCGATAGCATATCCGCCGCGATGCCGGAAGGCTTCCTGCGCCATGGCATACCGGTCCAGCAGCGCTTCGGATGTGCCGGCGTCAATGCGTGCTTCCAGCGACCGCAGCTCTTCCTCCAGGGCAATCAGTTCCGCCAGGGCGGAGCGCACCTCATCAAAAAGACTGCGGCCGGCATGCACCAGGCCATCCTGCGGCAGATAACCGATGGTGGTATCCCGGGCGCACTGCACCTCGCCGTCGTCGGCGGAAACCTGCGCGGCCAGCATACGCAGCAAGGTGGTCTTTCCGGTGCCGTTTTCACCGCAGAGCCCGATGCGGTCGGCGGGCCTGATATGCCAGTCAATACCGGCAAACAAGCGCCTGTCGCCAAAATCCTTGATAATATTTCGCAGTTGCAGCATGGCTCTTTTTATAGCACAATAGGCACCAAGGTTAAACCTCGAAACCAACGTCTTGTGAACTGAATGTCTCAGTAAAATTCCGGCTTATCTCCACGTGGCCTGAAGAACCTGTTTCAGCCAAACTTATTTTCGAGGTTTTACAATTAGTTAGTATCCATCCGGAAACTCCGGATGGATACAGCGTAGTTTTCATATGGGAATCGAGCAATTTTTCGTTGTGGCAAGGAAATCAAGGGGTTGCGCGGAGGCGTACATCGGTACGCCGCACAAGCAAGCCTGCGGATTGACGCCGCCACAGCGGAAAAGGACCGTTTCCGGATGAAAACCAGTTATCCAAGCTCAAGGGTCCATTCCCTGGCCATATAAGAGTATCATCGGTCCTTCCGGTCCCAGTCTCAGCGCGAATACCGCCTCCCTGCAGGCGAGGTGTAGCCTGTCCGGAACGGAAGAACCGACATGCCGAAACGAGTTTCGGCCATCAACCAATTGCAGTGGTTGCCGAATGCGGCAACCAGAAGGATTTCTATGACAAAAAAAATGCTCATCAACGCCACCCATCCCGAAGAGCATAGGGTGGCCATTGTCGAAGACGGTGTCCTGACAGAACTCGACATCGAAATTTCCGGCAAGGAACAGACCAAAGGCAATATTTACAAGGCCGTCGTCACCCGTGTTGAAACCGGGCTGCAGGCGGCCTTTGTCGATTACGGCAGCGAGCGCCTTGGATTTCTCCAGATTGGGGAAATTCATCCGTCCTTCTTCCGCGGTGCGGAAGGTCGCACCGAAGATGGCAAGCGACCGCGCATCAACGACCTGCTGCGGCGCGGGCAGGAAATTCTGGTACAGATCGTCAAGGAGGAGCGGGGCACCAAGGGAGCCGCGCTTACGACTTTTCTGTCCCTCCCCGGACGTTATATGGTCCTGATGCCCGAATCCGACACCAAGGGCATATCCCGCAAAATCGAAAAGGAATCCGACCGCAAAAAACTCCGGGAAATAATGGACAGCCTCGAAATCCCCGACAACATGGGTTATATCGTGCGCACCGCTGGCAGCAGTCAGAAAAAAGCTGATCTCAAGCGCGATGTCGACTACCTGCTGCGGCTTTACGAAAAGATCCAGACCCTCTCCGGGGAGACGAAAGCACCGGCGCTCATCTACAAGGAATCGAACCTGGTGATCCGCTCCATCCGCGATTATTTCAGCGACGATATGGACGAGGTTCTGGTGGACGACGCCCGCGTCTCAGCGGAAGCCAGGGATTTCTTCCGGGAGGTGATGCCCGAATATGCCGAACTGGTCAAGCTTCATCAGGAGCGCCGGCCTATTTTCGCGCGTTACCAGATCGAGGAACAGATCGATACCATTACCAAAAACAAAGTCATGCTTCCCTCCGGCGGTTCGATTGTCATCGACACCACCGAGGCGCTGGTAGCCATCGATGTCAACTCGGGGAAAATGGCCAGCGAGCAGGGGGTCGAGGCCACGGCCTACAAATCCAATCTTGAGGCCGCGGTTGAAGTTGCGCGCCAGTTGCGCCTGAGGGACCTCGGAGGCCTGGTCGTCATCGACTTCATCGACATGCGCGACCGGAAACACATCCGGGAGGTCGAAAAGACCCTCAAGGATGCCATGAAAATGGATAAGGCCCGGGTAACCATCGGACGGATCAGTCAGTTCGGCCTGCTTGAAATGAGTCGGCAGCGCATCAAATCGGCGCTGGCAGCCGCTTCCTTTGAAGTTTGTCCCCATTGCAACGGCAGCGGCAAAATCAAGACTGTGGAAGCTCGGGCGCTGGCATTTCTGCGCCGGATTCACGCGGGACTGGCCAAAGGACATATCGGACGGGTCGACGCGACCCTGCCGCTGGATGTCGCCGGCTATCTGCTTAACTACAAGCGGTCGGAACTGCTGCACATCGAACAGAAAAACGATGTCAGCGTTCACATCAAGGCGTGTCCGGACTATCTGAATAGCCAGGGAGAGGTTGAATTCCATAAACGCGAAAAAGACGCCATCCCGTCCGCGGCCTGGATCGAAGCCAGTCAGGTCCGGGCCGAGAGCACACCGGACCAGGAGGAATTTGAGGCCGCCCCCGCTGATGAGGAACCGAATGCGGAGGACAAACCCGCCAAGCGCAAACGCCGGCCGCGCCGCCGGCGCAAACCTGCCGGAGCGGAAGCTTCACGCAAGGAGCAGGGTCTGGAAGAGACCCCCGACAACAAACCGACAGATGCCGTGAATTTGAGTCCGGAGACACAGTCCGCGATCGTTGCTGCCGATATGGCCACCGCTGAAACTGCCGACACAAGCACCACCGAAGCATCGTCAGCCGCGGTTGCTGAATTGCGGGAGGAATCGGCGGACAACCAGCAAACCATCACGAAAAAACCGGCAAGATCACGCTCCCGCCGTCGCAAACCGGCCGCCAGGAAGCTGGCGGAAGCCACGCCGGAAGCCACGCCGGAAGCCACGCCGGAAGCCACGCCGGAAGCCACGCCGGAAGCCACGCCGGAAGCCAAACCGGAAGCCAAACCGGAAGCCAAACCGGAAGCCAAACCGGAAGCCAAACCGGAAGCCAAACCGGAAGCCAAACCGGAAGCCAAACCGGAAGCCAAACCGAAAAGGCCCCGACGCGTTTCGACAAAAACCCGCCATGAGGCAGCACCGGAATCAGGCGGCACGGTACCGCAAAACAGTGCCGAAACACCTGACACTTTGGCGACTTCGGCTACCCAGGCGGCACCGGAACCCGCTGCTGCGACCGTGGCAACACCAAAGCCCAAGCGTTCCAGGCGTGTTGCCCTCCCGGCAAAATCGATGATCCCGAAGGAAGCTGAACCGAACCCGACTGCAGCCAACGGGACTCCCGCTGTTGCCACCGCCACGGCCGAAGAACCGCCCAAGAAAAAACCGGCCCGTCGCCCTCGCAAGCCGACAGTCAAAAAACCGGCGGAACCGGCAGCGCCTGACACCAATAAGGACGAGCCATCATAAAAGTTCAAAGGTTCCCCATAGCAAAAGGCCGCAGCGTTGCTGCGGCCTTTTGCTATCCGGCACCGCCATCTTTGCGGGTTTGCCGCAAAAAAACCACCAGGGCCCCTTCTCCACCATACCGGGCCGGAGCGCGTCCCCACTCGACAACCCAGGCCTTCGCTTCATACCGGAGGTATTTTTCCATATCGGCACGCAGCACCGGCCCCCCGGGAGACCCTTTGCCCCTCCCGGTGATCACAAGAACTGTCTTCCGGCCCTGAAAAACGCTGTCTTCAAGAAAAAAACGCACCTTCTGTCGGGCTTCATCGCGAGTAGCGCCGTGAAGATCGAGTTGCGCCTCGGGCAACAGCTTCCCCTGGCGCAGTTGCCGCATGCGTCGGGGCGCAGCAGAGGGCTCTGCCTGCGACGGCATTTCATCGCGAAACACGCTGTCCATACTACCCAGGGCGGCAAGAAACAATTCCCTGTCCGTAGCAGGTATCGTGGCCGGTTGCGCCGGTATTGGCGCGGGACTCTCCTGTTCGGGGAGCATGGACGTCACATCGTCGGCATCCCGTTTTTCCACCCGCAGCATCTCCATTTCCTGCGCAAACAAAGCCGCGTCATCCGTCTCAGCCGGAACCGGCGTTGTCCGCAAAGTGTTTTTTCCCTCAGCGGGAGACGGCGGCAGGTGTGACTTGGAAACAGCAAGCCCCTTCAGTTTTTTGAAGGGGCTGATTTGAAATTCCTTACCGGAAACACTGGGTTCCGGTTTCTTTTTGCGTGCCACGCCTATCGCCTCACAATCTTGCGCCGCCCCTGCACCGCCTTGGTCTGTTTCTTGACAATGGCGCCGGTTTTTTCCAGATGGAACTGCAGCCATGCATCACCATAAATCTGCATCTTCATTTTGCGTCCGTTGACGAGCGCATCGAGATTTTCCTGGAGATTTTCATCGTTGCCGGTTTTTTTGAGTCCCTTTTTCATAACCTCGATAGCCTGGCTGTGCTTTCCGACTTTTTCCAGGCAGTAGGCATACAGATTCCAGAGCAGTGGTTCATTGCGGGTGAGGCTGACGGCTTTTTCAAAGGTTTGAATCATTTTATCCGTTTTGTTCCGCTTCATGTAACAGATGGCCAGCATCCCCATCGAGGGCCAGTGACGACCGAAGCCTTTCTGCAGAAAATCAAAGGCCTTGCCGAAATCCCGTTTAAGATAATGAAGACTGCCAATCTGGGAATACAGCTGGGAAGTTACCAGAAACTGCCATTTCCCCAAAGGCAGGGTGGCCTCCAGGGTTTTGATGGCTTTGTCGGCGCGGCCGGCCATCATGTCACGTTGAACGGTTTCCATAACGGCCGTCAGCTTTTTGAGCACGCGGCGGCTCAGCAGGAAATAAACCAACCCGAACGCCAACAGCCCGACAAGCGCGTTGAGCCAGGGCTGCAGATCAGTCGCCACCTGCAACAAACCGGCAACAAGGATGTAAACCGCCAGGGATATCGCCAGATTGATCATATAAAAAAGGGTCCTTTCACATGGGAAATCGATTCGCGAGGCAGTGTAGCAACGGACCCGGAAAATGTCAAAATCTTATCCCCGATGATGGTTGCCGACATGCAATGTCAGTTTCTGGCCGGGCCGCAGAACATGGTTTTTGGCCAGATTGTTCCAGTTGCAGATCTGCCCCACGGCGAGATCGAACCGGCGGCTTATACTCCAAAGGCTATCGCCGGAGCGCACCCGATAGACAATTTTTCGCTGCTGTTGGCCGCCAGCGCTTCCGGATAATTTCAGCGTCATGCCGGGTTTCAGAAGACTGTTTTTGTGCAAATTGTTGATGGCGCATAAATGCTGTACCGTCACATCGTGTCGACGGGCAATGTCCCAAAGGTTGTCCCCCTGACGAACTTCGTGAGTCCTCTCGGACCGGGCTGCCCTGGCAGTCCCGCCGACAATCTTCAGCACCCTGCCGGGCCGCAATACGTCATCCGACTGCAAACCATTGCTGGCTGCCAACCGGTCCGGGGCCATGTCGAAACGACGCGCGATACCCCACAAAGTGTCGCCGCGCCGTACCTTGTAACTCGCAGGTACCACCTGCGCCTTGTCTTCATCCGAAAAACTTTTTACCAAACCACTCAAATCAGAACGCAAAGGCAGGGTAATCTCGGCTCCGGCGCGAAGGGAACGAGGATTTTTGATGCGGTTCAAACGCATGAGATCTTGCGTTTTTATGCCAAACCGCAAAGCCAGCGAACTCAGAGTATCGCCGGGACGCAAACGGTAGTGCCGATAACTGGCACGACGGCTGGCCGGAATGGCGGCAAAAGCGGCGAGGAAGGAATCCCGCCTGCCCTCGGGAATCCGCAGCTTGTAATCCTTGATTCCCGGCGGAGTACACCAGCGTTTCAGCTCCGGGTTGAGCTTCTGAACATCGCTGATCTCCACATCGCATAAACGGGCGACGATATCCAGATCGGTGCTCTCCGGCAGCACCACCTCGTCATAGGCGAGAGGCGGCTGGTAGGCGATATTATCAAATCCGTACCGGGACGGATTTTTGGCTATGTGCAGCACGGCGTACAGTTTGGGTAAATAGTTGCGGGTTTCCAGCGGCAGATGGCCGTCCCGGCATATTTTCCAGAAATCCCGGGTTCCGGCATTGCGAACCGCCTGCCCCACCCTGCCGGAGCCGGCATTATAGGCGGCGATAGCGAGATTCCAGTCTCCTTCGAACCGCACATGAAGATCCCGCAGATGACGCGCCGCGGCAATGGTGGCCTTGACGGGATCGCGGCGTTCGTCAAACCACCATTCGTTTTTCAAACCATACAATCTGCCGGTAGCCGCCATGAACTGCCAGGGTCCAACCGCATTGGCACGACTGACCGCCTTTTCATTGAATCCCGATTCGATCATGGCCAGGTAGGCCAGATCTTCAGGCAGGCCTTCCTCGGCAAGGATGCCGCGCATCATGGGCAAGTAGCGCCCGGAACGCTCGAGCCAGCGGTGGAATGCCCGACTGCCACGATTGACGTAATAATCGATAAAGTAGCGAACCTTGTCGTTTTCGACCACCGGCAGGTCGTAGACAGGGTCCTGCTCAACAGCCGTCACGCCCTCATCTTCCGGGGCCAGCATATCGGCATCGGAGAGCAGGGCCAGATCCTCGAGGGTTTCGGCATCATCGGGCACCATGCTTGCCTCGACACCCTCGTCGTCGCCGAAGAATTCGGCTTCCTCGCCAGCATCTTCGTCGGTGAGGCCTTCATCCAGAGCCGATTTTTTTACCGATTGCAGTTTTTTCACGGGAACCGGCGCGGTTTTTCCGAAGGGTCCAACAGGACCATGGCAGCCGGTCACCAGACTGGCGAGCAGGAAAAACCCGAAATATTTTTTTATCATGACAATCACATCTCCTCAGCTTCCGTCCGCCCCTCTTTTTCCAGGGGCCAGAATCTTCCCTCCAGCAAATTCAAAAGCGGCTCGAAACTCTTTCGATCGCGAGCACTTACGGCGATCGCATCAAAGCGGCGGCAGAGAGCATCGACCTGCTGCCGGGCAACCAGATCCATCTTGTTGAAAACCAGCTGTCTGGGAATATGCCCCAGATCGAGATCGTTGAGGATTTTTTCCACCGCGGCGATCTGCTCCTCGAAGCGCGGATTGGCGCAATCCACCACATGCAGCAAAAGATCCGCATCTTCCAGCTCTTCCAGCGTTGCACGGAACGCGCCAATCAGGCTTTTGGGCAATTGCCGGATAAAGCCGACCGTATCGGTGATAATAACCTCCCGCTCCATGGGAAAGCGCAAACGGCGGCTGGAGGTATCCAGCGTGGCAAATAAAAGATCTTCGGTCAGCACCGTGCTTTGGGTCAGGGCATTGAGCAAAGTCGATTTCCCGGCATTGGTATATCCGACGATCGAAATGATGGGCACACCGGACCGGATCCGCCGCTGGCGGCGCTGCAACCGCCCCCTGGAGAGATGTTTCAGCTCATTTTCCAGGCGGGTGATACGATCGCGAATGCGCCGACGATCGATTTCCAGCTTGGTTTCCCCCGGTCCGCGCCCGCCAATGCCGCCCATCAACCGCGAAAAAGCGACCCCGCGCCCGACCAGGCGTGGCAAAATGTATTTGAGCTGCGCCAGCTCCACCTGCACCTTGCCATCGCGGGTGTGGGCCCGACGGGCAAATATGTCGAGAATCAACTGTGAACGGTCGATGACTTTAAGGTCGGTCAATTCGGAAATGGCCCGCACCTGGGCCGGGCTGAGATCCTGGTCGAAAACAAGCAGCGTGGCCCCCTGCTGCAGAGCGCGGATGACCACTTCCTTGGCCTTGCCCTCACCCATCAGATACCTGGGATTGATCTGGCGAGGCCGCTGAACAAAACGATCCAGCACCACCACCTGGGCGGTACGGGCCAGCTCGGCCAGTTCATCCAGGGAATCCTCCACCTCGTAACGTGGTTGCTGACTGACGGAAATCAGGATTCCTTTTTCCCGCGGATCGGAAAGATCCACGGTTTCAGCGATTCCGGATTCGAGTTCCTGTTCCAGAGATCGAAGAAAAATCCCCAGATTGACATCCAGATCGTGAATTGAAGCGGTTTTCTCGACCTCGACCTGCCGTCCTTCCGGATTCGGGGGCAGCAAATGCGCATACTCGACCTTTCCCGGCCCAGCCTGCGTCCCCGCATCGATGACAACCATCAGATCGAGACACAACAGCGCCAGGTCGGTCAAATCGTCTTCGCTTAATGGCTCGCCCCCGATGTGAGTATGGATACAGCGCAACCCCCGAAGGCCGCTGCGGCCACGGCCATACCCGGACAGATCCGGGATGACGATTTCACGGTCGTCGCCGACAATTACATAGCGGATGGTACCGCTACGGTCGATGATCACCCCGACCTGACGCCGAATTTCGAGAGATTGCTCGCTCAGATAGCGGGCAAGCTCCGTCGAAATAATCTGATCCGGGGGAATCCGTCGACGATAGATGCGCTCCAGAGCCTTGATCTGACCCGGTTTCAGTCCTGTGAGATTGCCGTGAACCACCATAGCGCCCTGAAAAATAAAAAAGGACCCACGAGAGGTCCTTTGTGTCTATAGAAAGTCAAAGCAAGGCCATCGGAATTTCAACCGACAACAAAATTGAAGCCTGCATCGACAAAATGCACTTCCCCCGTCACACCACTGGCCAGATCGGACAGCAGGTAAAGAGCGGATTTGCCAACCTCTTCCTGGGTAACAGTACGGTGCAGTGGCGCGATTTCATCCATGATACGCAGTTTTTCCTTGAACTGGCCGACAGCGGACGACGCGAGGGTCTTGATAGGACCGGCGGAAATCGCATTCACGCGAATATTCTTTTCCCCCAGTTCGGCCGCCAGATAGCGTACCGATGCCTCCAGCGCAGCCTTGGCGACCCCCATGACATTGTAGTTGGGCACCGCCCGCTGAGCGCCAAGGTAGGTAAGCGTGATGACGCTGCCCCCCTCGTTCATCAGGGGAATGGCACCACGGGTCACAGCAACCAGGGTATAGGCACTGATATCCATGGCAAGCTTGAAACCGTCGCGGCTGGTCTGACTGAAGGAGTTCTTGAGATCTTCACGATTGGCGAAAGCGACCGCATGCACGACAAAATCGATCTTGCCCCATTTTTTGTCGACTTCCTCGTAAACCGCTTCAATATCCTCGTCCCTGGACAAGTCGCAGGGCAGGATGAGCTCCGCATCGACGCTTTCCGCCAGGGGACGAACACGTTTTTCCAGGGCTTCGTTGAGGTAGGTGAAAGCCAGGGTGGCACCAGCGGCATGAAGCTGCCTGGCGATACCCCAGGCGATACTGAGGTCGTTCGCCACACCGAAAATAATGCCACGCTTGCCCGTCATAAGACCCATAGAAGAGCCCTCCTTTTGTGAATATAATGTAAAGGCAATTTTTAACAAAATCGGTCCGATTGTTCAAGACATATATAACTTATTCCTCAAATCCACGAATTACCGAGGGTTTACACTACACATGCATTCGGTTGCGCCCCCTGTACGGGCGGCATGCCCAGACATTGACACCGGTTCGGATGCGGTCAAGGACTGACCGGATTTGCGATTGAGCCGGAATCAGAGACGCATGCAAGCCTGCGGATTGACGCCGCCACGGCGGAAAAGGGCCGTTTCCGGATGAAAACTAACTGCTGGCGGCAAACGGCAACATCGGATACAATGGCGACATCATGACTCATGAGAACACGTGCGCCGAATTACTCGACCAGTTGCAGGCCGTAGCGGATTCACTTCCTGCTCCCGTTTTTGTCATTGATTACGATGGTCGTTACACCGCCGTATTCGGTGGACGGTTTCGCAACCATTACGATGGGGGGCTGAACCTGGTGGGATGCCTGATGCAGGATGTGCTGCCGGAGGAAAAATGGCGGCTGTTTCTTTCGGTGGTTCGTCGAGCCATCGATACGGGAACGCTACAGACCTGCGATTACCAGCTCGCCTCCATGGAAGTCGGGGTCACCGAAAACGACGGCCCCCCCGGTCCCCAGTGGTTTCATGGCCGGATCTATCCTGTAATGCCCAGGCCAGGAAAAAAACCTTCGGCGGTCTGGCTGGCCATCAATGTCAGCGAACAAAAAACGATGGCGGATCGACTGCAGCGACTTTCCGAACGGGACGATCTGACCGGCACCTTCAATCGCCGCTATTTCATGGCCCGTCTGGCCGCCGAGGTTCAGGCCGCCAGACGCGAGGACACCGCACTATGCATCATCACGCTTGACGTCGATCACTTCAAAAGGATCAATGACCGTTACGGTCACATGACAGGGGATCTTGCGTTGCAACATCTGGTGGCAACCCTGCGTGTTCAATTGCGCCGGCAGGATATTCTGGCGCGGATCGGTGGCGAGGAATTTGCCATCCTGTGCCTGGCCACCGTACCGACCGAAGCCTGGACCGTGGCCGAGCGCCTGCGCCAGGGTATCAAAGACGCACCCCTCGCCACGGATCATGGTCCGTTGCGCATGACCATCAGCCTGGGCATCGCGGCCATGCATGCCCGGGAAACAAACCTTCAGGCCCTGCTGTCGCGTGCCGATCTGGCGCTCTACCAGGCCAAGGAGTCCGGCCGTGACCGCACCTGTTTCGCGGCACCTCCAGACCCCAGCGACTGCCAGGGGCCCCAGGACCATGGCACAAACCAGCCCCTTCCCCCCTGAGTATCCGACCGGAAAACACACACCGGTCCATGCGCAGCGCTTCAATAATTTTTATGGACATTCCGGTTCATCACGTTATGATGAAGCCGGAAAGTTTTTATACATCTCCAGAAACCCCCAGAAACCCGTTGGATGGCTGGAAGAACTTGCGAGCTGCATGATCTGATGCTCTTTAACCGGCAAGACAAGGTTCTGAAACTACGCCGCAACACCGTAAGACCGAGTTTTTGCACCTCCACCAAATTTTCCGATAATGGCAAAACCGGGGCAACCCGGTGACGCAAAGCCACGGATCCCGAAAGGGATAGCCGGGTTACCGAAGAAAATGGCCGATAACGACTCCCTTTTTTCCATAAAATTCACCCGCAGCACCCGAGGCCCTGTTACGGCAATGGCTGGAGGTGCTGTTTCTGTACCGGCATTCATACGGCATGAGTAAATTCAGCAACCG
This portion of the Syntrophotalea acetylenica genome encodes:
- a CDS encoding ABC-F family ATP-binding cassette domain-containing protein, producing the protein MLQLRNIIKDFGDRRLFAGIDWHIRPADRIGLCGENGTGKTTLLRMLAAQVSADDGEVQCARDTTIGYLPQDGLVHAGRSLFDEVRSALAELIALEEELRSLEARIDAGTSEALLDRYAMAQEAFRHRGGYAIEAEIGRVLGGLGFAEKDWQKPCEAFSGGWQMRIATAKLLLQRPNLLLLDEPTNHLDLPARDWLETYLAEYPFAVVLVSHDRFFLDRVVNRIVELWNGALTEYSGNYSSYVVEREQRIGALRAARQRQDEEIARIQSFINRFRYQANKASQVQSRVKQLEKIVRIEVPPERKRITFRFPAPPKGGRSVMELEGIEHGYGDLRVLRQVDLSIERGERIALVGANGAGKSTLMRLLAGVETPRSGIRREGHQLHLAYFAQDQAKVLTPGRTVLEELTAAAPFDMVPRVRDILGAFLFSGDDVHKPVSVLSGGERNRLALAILLLRPANLLLLDEPTNHLDLQSKDVLLQSLKAYEGTLVFVSHDRYFVDALATRIIEVGGERAVSYLGNYEDFLRCRAAVGDDSHCAERVEQRRAAVAAGNEKPLEPAAGSYEERKAVRREERRRQKLLAEIEAVIESSEENLARMESALVDPGLYDDPKRARQVAEEYQMLQGDIAELYRRWEALQLEETA
- a CDS encoding LysM peptidoglycan-binding domain-containing protein — protein: MIKKYFGFFLLASLVTGCHGPVGPFGKTAPVPVKKLQSVKKSALDEGLTDEDAGEEAEFFGDDEGVEASMVPDDAETLEDLALLSDADMLAPEDEGVTAVEQDPVYDLPVVENDKVRYFIDYYVNRGSRAFHRWLERSGRYLPMMRGILAEEGLPEDLAYLAMIESGFNEKAVSRANAVGPWQFMAATGRLYGLKNEWWFDERRDPVKATIAAARHLRDLHVRFEGDWNLAIAAYNAGSGRVGQAVRNAGTRDFWKICRDGHLPLETRNYLPKLYAVLHIAKNPSRYGFDNIAYQPPLAYDEVVLPESTDLDIVARLCDVEISDVQKLNPELKRWCTPPGIKDYKLRIPEGRRDSFLAAFAAIPASRRASYRHYRLRPGDTLSSLALRFGIKTQDLMRLNRIKNPRSLRAGAEITLPLRSDLSGLVKSFSDEDKAQVVPASYKVRRGDTLWGIARRFDMAPDRLAASNGLQSDDVLRPGRVLKIVGGTARAARSERTHEVRQGDNLWDIARRHDVTVQHLCAINNLHKNSLLKPGMTLKLSGSAGGQQQRKIVYRVRSGDSLWSISRRFDLAVGQICNWNNLAKNHVLRPGQKLTLHVGNHHRG
- a CDS encoding sensor domain-containing diguanylate cyclase — translated: MTHENTCAELLDQLQAVADSLPAPVFVIDYDGRYTAVFGGRFRNHYDGGLNLVGCLMQDVLPEEKWRLFLSVVRRAIDTGTLQTCDYQLASMEVGVTENDGPPGPQWFHGRIYPVMPRPGKKPSAVWLAINVSEQKTMADRLQRLSERDDLTGTFNRRYFMARLAAEVQAARREDTALCIITLDVDHFKRINDRYGHMTGDLALQHLVATLRVQLRRQDILARIGGEEFAILCLATVPTEAWTVAERLRQGIKDAPLATDHGPLRMTISLGIAAMHARETNLQALLSRADLALYQAKESGRDRTCFAAPPDPSDCQGPQDHGTNQPLPP
- the hflX gene encoding GTPase HflX, which gives rise to MVVHGNLTGLKPGQIKALERIYRRRIPPDQIISTELARYLSEQSLEIRRQVGVIIDRSGTIRYVIVGDDREIVIPDLSGYGRGRSGLRGLRCIHTHIGGEPLSEDDLTDLALLCLDLMVVIDAGTQAGPGKVEYAHLLPPNPEGRQVEVEKTASIHDLDVNLGIFLRSLEQELESGIAETVDLSDPREKGILISVSQQPRYEVEDSLDELAELARTAQVVVLDRFVQRPRQINPRYLMGEGKAKEVVIRALQQGATLLVFDQDLSPAQVRAISELTDLKVIDRSQLILDIFARRAHTRDGKVQVELAQLKYILPRLVGRGVAFSRLMGGIGGRGPGETKLEIDRRRIRDRITRLENELKHLSRGRLQRRQRRIRSGVPIISIVGYTNAGKSTLLNALTQSTVLTEDLLFATLDTSSRRLRFPMEREVIITDTVGFIRQLPKSLIGAFRATLEELEDADLLLHVVDCANPRFEEQIAAVEKILNDLDLGHIPRQLVFNKMDLVARQQVDALCRRFDAIAVSARDRKSFEPLLNLLEGRFWPLEKEGRTEAEEM
- a CDS encoding tetratricopeptide repeat protein, whose translation is MINLAISLAVYILVAGLLQVATDLQPWLNALVGLLAFGLVYFLLSRRVLKKLTAVMETVQRDMMAGRADKAIKTLEATLPLGKWQFLVTSQLYSQIGSLHYLKRDFGKAFDFLQKGFGRHWPSMGMLAICYMKRNKTDKMIQTFEKAVSLTRNEPLLWNLYAYCLEKVGKHSQAIEVMKKGLKKTGNDENLQENLDALVNGRKMKMQIYGDAWLQFHLEKTGAIVKKQTKAVQGRRKIVRR
- a CDS encoding enoyl-ACP reductase, translating into MGLMTGKRGIIFGVANDLSIAWGIARQLHAAGATLAFTYLNEALEKRVRPLAESVDAELILPCDLSRDEDIEAVYEEVDKKWGKIDFVVHAVAFANREDLKNSFSQTSRDGFKLAMDISAYTLVAVTRGAIPLMNEGGSVITLTYLGAQRAVPNYNVMGVAKAALEASVRYLAAELGEKNIRVNAISAGPIKTLASSAVGQFKEKLRIMDEIAPLHRTVTQEEVGKSALYLLSDLASGVTGEVHFVDAGFNFVVG
- a CDS encoding Smr/MutS family protein yields the protein MARKKKPEPSVSGKEFQISPFKKLKGLAVSKSHLPPSPAEGKNTLRTTPVPAETDDAALFAQEMEMLRVEKRDADDVTSMLPEQESPAPIPAQPATIPATDRELFLAALGSMDSVFRDEMPSQAEPSAAPRRMRQLRQGKLLPEAQLDLHGATRDEARQKVRFFLEDSVFQGRKTVLVITGRGKGSPGGPVLRADMEKYLRYEAKAWVVEWGRAPARYGGEGALVVFLRQTRKDGGAG
- a CDS encoding Rne/Rng family ribonuclease — protein: MTKKMLINATHPEEHRVAIVEDGVLTELDIEISGKEQTKGNIYKAVVTRVETGLQAAFVDYGSERLGFLQIGEIHPSFFRGAEGRTEDGKRPRINDLLRRGQEILVQIVKEERGTKGAALTTFLSLPGRYMVLMPESDTKGISRKIEKESDRKKLREIMDSLEIPDNMGYIVRTAGSSQKKADLKRDVDYLLRLYEKIQTLSGETKAPALIYKESNLVIRSIRDYFSDDMDEVLVDDARVSAEARDFFREVMPEYAELVKLHQERRPIFARYQIEEQIDTITKNKVMLPSGGSIVIDTTEALVAIDVNSGKMASEQGVEATAYKSNLEAAVEVARQLRLRDLGGLVVIDFIDMRDRKHIREVEKTLKDAMKMDKARVTIGRISQFGLLEMSRQRIKSALAAASFEVCPHCNGSGKIKTVEARALAFLRRIHAGLAKGHIGRVDATLPLDVAGYLLNYKRSELLHIEQKNDVSVHIKACPDYLNSQGEVEFHKREKDAIPSAAWIEASQVRAESTPDQEEFEAAPADEEPNAEDKPAKRKRRPRRRRKPAGAEASRKEQGLEETPDNKPTDAVNLSPETQSAIVAADMATAETADTSTTEASSAAVAELREESADNQQTITKKPARSRSRRRKPAARKLAEATPEATPEATPEATPEATPEATPEAKPEAKPEAKPEAKPEAKPEAKPEAKPEAKPEAKPKRPRRVSTKTRHEAAPESGGTVPQNSAETPDTLATSATQAAPEPAAATVATPKPKRSRRVALPAKSMIPKEAEPNPTAANGTPAVATATAEEPPKKKPARRPRKPTVKKPAEPAAPDTNKDEPS